The following DNA comes from Mucilaginibacter jinjuensis.
TTACTTCGGTTTTAAAACCTTAGAAAAATCATACCTGCTGAAAGTTGACGGCAAAATAGCCGAGCGCCCTCAGCACATGTATATGCGTGTTTCTGTAGGTATCCATAAGGATGATATCGACAGCGTTATCAGAACCTACAATCAAATGAGTGAGCGTTGGTTTACACACGCTACGCCAACTTTATTTAATGCGGGTACTCCTAAGCCGCAAATGTCATCATGCTTCCTGCTTTCAATGAAAGATGATAGCATCGATGGTATCTATGATACACTAAAACAAACAGCCAAAATTTCACAAAGCGCAGGTGGTATCGGTTTAGCTATCCATAATGTACGTGCTACAGGCAGCTACATTAGTGGTACTAACGGTACAAGTAACGGTATTATCCCTATGCTGCGTGTATTTAACGATACAGCCCGTTATGTAGATCAGGGTGGTGGTAAACGTAAAGGAGCCTTTGCGGTTTACTTAGAGCCTTGGCATGCAGATATTTTCGACTTCTTAGACCTGCGTAAAAACCACGGTAAAGAAGAAGCACGTGCACGTGATTTGTTCTATGCCCTTTGGATCTGCGATTTGTTTATGAAACGCGTAGAAGAAAACGGTGAGTGGAGCCTATTCTGTCCGCACGAAGCACCAGGTATGTCTGAGTGTTTTGGTGACGAGTTCGAAGCATTGTACACCCGTTACGAAAAAGAAGGCCGTGCCCGCAGAGTAATCCGCGCACAAGATCTTTGGTTTGCTATTTTGGATGCACAGATCGAAACCGGTAACCCATATCTGTTATATAAAGATGCTGCAAACAAGAAAAGCAATCAGCAAAACTTAGGTACTATTAAAAGCAGTAACCTTTGTACCGAAATTATGGAATACACCAGCCCTGATGAGGTAGCTGTATGTAACCTGGCTTCGTTAGCATTGCCACGTTTTGTGATCAATGGTCAGTTTGATTTCGATAAATTATACGAGATCACTTATGATGCTGCTAAAAACCTTAATAAAATTATAGATAACAACTATTACCCGGTAGAAGAGGCCCGTACTTCAAACATGCGCCACCGCCCAATCGGTTTAGGTGTGCAAGGTTTGGCCGATGTGTTTATCCTGTTGCGCTTACCATTTGAAAGCGACCTGGCTAAGGTGTTAAACAAAAACATCTTCGAAACCATGTATTTTGCTGCCATGACGGCAAGTAAAGACCTGGCTATGCAGGATGGTGCTTACGAAACCTTTAAAGGTTCGCCATTATCAAAAGGTAAATTCCAGTTTGATCTTTGGGATGTTAAACCAACAGATCGCCACGATTGGGAAAGCTTACGTAAAGCTGTGATGAAACATGGAGTGCGTAACTCGCTGTTAATGGCGCCAATGCCAACAGCATCAACCTCGCAGATATTTGGTAACAACGAGTGTTTTGAACCATATACCTCAAACATTTACACCCGTCGTGTATTAAGCGGTGAGTTTGTGATTGTGAACAAACACTTACTGAAAGATTTGGTTAACCTTGGCTTGTGGAACAACACAATGAAAAACAATATCATTGCGGCCAATGGTTCTATCCAGCATATCCCTGAAATTCCATCTGATTTGAAAGAACTTTACAAAACAGTTTGGGAAATTAAACAACGCAGCCTGATTGATATGGCGGCAGATCGTGGCGCATTTATTTGCCAGTCGCAATCATTAAACCTGTTTGTTGACAGTCCGAATACCTCTAAACTAACCTCAATGCACTTCCACGCATGGAAACGCGGTTTAAAAACCGGTATGTATTACCTGCGTACACAAGCTGCAACGCAAGCGGTACAGTTTACAGTTGAGAAACAAGGCAGTAAAGAAATGGAGCCGGTTATCCCTGCACCAGAACCAAACGTACAAATGAATGATCTGGACGGTATAGAACTTACCCAAACCAGCGGCCCAAGCTGCAGTATGGAAGAAGGTTGCGTAACCTGTTCATCATAAACATAAAAGAAGTTTTTCAACCTTAATTTTAACCGGGCTGTCTGAAAAGATAGTCCGGTTTTTTTGTGCGATGTATTGTCGCTATAGCTAAATGTCAGTTTGTTATGTTACTTTTGCACAGCTTTTAGGTTCCTTGCCGTTAAGGTAAAGATTAAAAGGGAATCCGGTGTAATTCCGGAGCTGTCCCGCAGCTGTAAGTCCGGCTTCTGATAAAGAGGTTAGTTGATTAATTAGTCACTGTCCCGATTCTAAATCGGTATGGGAAGACGTCAACACAGGATGAGCCAGAAGACCTGCCAAAAGCATTACCAATTCATAGCTTTCGCGGATTGAAGCTTGGGTGAAATACATTAAAACTGATCAATAATTTTGATTGGTTGTGTTCCATTCATTTTTCCGTTGTATTGCTTTGAATTATTAAGCAATGGAAAAGTTTACAGCAAAATTTCGGCCTGTTTTAATATCCCGTTACGGTATATACAGTATTTGTATTGCCTGTATGCTGTTATTGCTATCAACCCGGCTTAAAGCCCAGCAGGATACTTCTAAAAAGCTGAAAGAGGTTAATGTAACTTCATCAACCTTACCCAAGGTGCAAACCATTATACCTGTACAGCAAATATCCAACGCCGATTTTAGTCATTATGCGGCCTTGTCTGTGGCTGATATTGCCGCTAACTTTGCAGGTGTAAACGTTAAAGATTACGGAGGCATTGGCGGATTAAAAACCATCTCGGTACGCAGCATGGGAGCTACCCATACCGGTGTACAATACGATGGCGTTATACTGAACGATGCACAGAACGGGCAGATTGACCTGGGCAAATTCAGTCTTTACAATGTACAGTCTGTTACCTTATATAATGGCCAGGCACCAAACATTGTGCAACCTGCACGGTCATTTGCATCGGCCAGCATATTAGATATTAAAACTACAAGGCCACAATTGAGCGCAGCCAAACCTTACCAGGTTTCACTTGGGGGAAATGGCGGTTCATTTGGGTTACTAAATCCTTACCTGCAATGGCAGCAACGTGTATCTAAGCAATGGTCGGTTGTGTTAAATGCCAATTATACTTATGCAAACGGGCAATATAAGTACAAAGAAAACGGCGATGGTTCTGATACCTTAGCCACCCGCAGAAATAGCGACATCAAAGCCTTACAAACAGATGGTGCCTTATATTGGGCTAAAAGCGACAGCAATAAATTTAAGATACAATTCAACTATTATAACAGCGATAGGGGATTGCCCGGGCCGGTAATTTATTATACCACACAATCCAACCAACGCATGCAAAATCACGATCTGTTGGTACAATCGGCATACGAGTACATTGCCAAAAGCAGTTTTCATTTATTGTTGAATAGT
Coding sequences within:
- a CDS encoding ribonucleoside-diphosphate reductase subunit alpha, which encodes MFVIKRAGNKESVKFDKITARVQKLAYGLSPLVDAIDVAKKVVEGLYDGVSTTELDNLAAETAASLTTKHPDYALLASRIAVSNLHKNTIKSFSSTMEKLYDYTDEHNDRKMPLIADDVMEIIRANADILDSSIIYDRDFGFDYFGFKTLEKSYLLKVDGKIAERPQHMYMRVSVGIHKDDIDSVIRTYNQMSERWFTHATPTLFNAGTPKPQMSSCFLLSMKDDSIDGIYDTLKQTAKISQSAGGIGLAIHNVRATGSYISGTNGTSNGIIPMLRVFNDTARYVDQGGGKRKGAFAVYLEPWHADIFDFLDLRKNHGKEEARARDLFYALWICDLFMKRVEENGEWSLFCPHEAPGMSECFGDEFEALYTRYEKEGRARRVIRAQDLWFAILDAQIETGNPYLLYKDAANKKSNQQNLGTIKSSNLCTEIMEYTSPDEVAVCNLASLALPRFVINGQFDFDKLYEITYDAAKNLNKIIDNNYYPVEEARTSNMRHRPIGLGVQGLADVFILLRLPFESDLAKVLNKNIFETMYFAAMTASKDLAMQDGAYETFKGSPLSKGKFQFDLWDVKPTDRHDWESLRKAVMKHGVRNSLLMAPMPTASTSQIFGNNECFEPYTSNIYTRRVLSGEFVIVNKHLLKDLVNLGLWNNTMKNNIIAANGSIQHIPEIPSDLKELYKTVWEIKQRSLIDMAADRGAFICQSQSLNLFVDSPNTSKLTSMHFHAWKRGLKTGMYYLRTQAATQAVQFTVEKQGSKEMEPVIPAPEPNVQMNDLDGIELTQTSGPSCSMEEGCVTCSS